One Phragmites australis chromosome 23, lpPhrAust1.1, whole genome shotgun sequence DNA window includes the following coding sequences:
- the LOC133906824 gene encoding xylan O-acetyltransferase 12-like yields the protein MEEHNKRGGLTITIPEERMKSEVTPKMSVLQYPVGLRSIMTSLVAFFFVVSSVPLLFDRGQETQVQMVLEHENQEMQVKVAAAHHDQQLRGQEAEVQWRAELQDSTRGAGKECKWSRGRWVYDNMSRPLYSGLKCSFIFPEVACDKYGRKDVMYQHWRWQPHGCDLPRFDATKLLEKLRNKRLVFVGDSVNRNQWVSLVCMVEASIPDDRLKMRVYNGSLISFKALEYNATIDFYWSPLLLESNSDNPIIHRVEYRIIRADRIEKHASVWRDADIIVFNSYLWWRKQKDDMRMKVMYGSFEDGDARLDEMEMVDGFEIALKKLTEWLGENIDKNKTRIFFAGSSPTHSWASDWGGEDRNKCLNETEPIYKTGYKAATTDYSLMAMAKSYFGTLEQKGIHVQILNITELSDYRKDGHPTVYRRQYVPLTKEQIANPASYADCTHWCLPGVPDVWNEFLYGYLMYK from the exons ATGGAGGAGCACAATAAAAGAGGGGGGCTAACCATCACAATTCCTGAAGAAAGAATGAAGTCTGAGGTCACTCCCAAGATGTCGGTTCTCCAATATCCGGTTGGACTGAGGAGCATCATGACCTCTCTAGTGGCCTTCTTCTTCGTAGTCAGCTCAGTCCCCCTCTTGTTCGACCGAGGCCAGGAAACACAAGTGCAAATGGTGTTGGAGCATGAAAACCAAGAAATGCAGGTGAAGGTGGCGGCTGCGCACCATGATCAGCAGCTGAGAGGCCAGGAAGCAGAGGTGCAGTGGAGAGCTGAGCTCCAGGACTCGACGAGGGGTGCCGGCAAGGAGTGCAAGTGGTCGAGGGGGCGGTGGGTGTACGACAACATGTCTCGGCCATTGTACTCCGGGCTCAAGTGCAGCTTCATCTTCCCCGAGGTGGCTTGTGACAAATATGGCAGGAAAGATGTCATGTACCAGCACTGGAGATGGCAGCCTCATGGATGCGACCTTCCGAG ATTCGACGCCACCAAGCTGCTTGAAAAGCTGAGGAACAAGAGATTGGTGTTTGTGGGCGATTCAGTCAACAGGAACCAATGGGTTTCCTTGGTGTGCATGGTGGAGGCCTCTATACCTGATGACAGGCTCAAGATGCGTGTCTACAATGGCTCACTCATTTCCTTCAAGGCATTG GAATACAATGCAACGATAGACTTCTACTGGTCGCcgctgctgctggagtccaaCAGCGACAACCCCATTATCCACCGGGTGGAGTACCGAATCATAAGGGCAGACAGGATCGAGAAGCATGCCAGTGTCTGGAGAGATGCTGACATCATTGTCTTCAATTCTTACCTGTGGTGGAGGAAGCAGAAGGATGACATGAGGATGAAGGTCAT GTACGGATCATTTGAAGATGGTGATGCAAGGTTAGACGAAATGGAAATGGTCGATGGTTTCGAGATAGCTCTCAAGAAACTAACCGAATGGCTCGGAGAGAATATTGACAAGAACAAGACTAGAATCTTTTTCGCAGGATCATCACCTACACATTCCTG GGCTAGCGACTGGGGTGGAGAAGACCGCAACAAATGTCTTAATGAAACGGAGCCGATCTACAAAACCGGATACAAAGCCGCAACTACAGATTATAGCTTGATGGCCATGGCTAAGTCGTATTTTGGAACATTGGAGCAGAAAGGTATACATGTTCAGATACTGAATATCACGGAGCTGTCTGACTACCGCAAGGACGGGCATCCGACAGTGTACAGGAGACAGTATGTTCCTCTAACGAAAGAGCAGATTGCAAACCCAGCCAGCTATGCGGATTGCACGCATTGGTGCCTCCCCGGTGTTCCCGATGTCTGGAACGAGTTTTTGTATGGCTACCTTATGTACAAATGA
- the LOC133906448 gene encoding LOB domain-containing protein 12-like isoform X2: MAGSGSGGSSPCASCKLLRRRCTQECVFAPYFPPEDPHKFAIVHKVFGASNVSKMLQLPAPQRADAVSSLVYEANARVRDPVYGCVGAISYLQQQVSQLQMQLALAQTEILCIQMQSDGHPTASPAPASLQRQQQMDGEAYRSLITQNGLINTLNSTAAHQQPSLGSLGSAGSTAMMLQEACLKKESLWA, translated from the exons ATGGCCGGAAGCGGGAGTGGAGGGAGCTCGCCGTGCGCGTCGTGCaagctgctgcggcggcggtgcaCGCAGGAGTGCGTCTTCGCGCCCTACTTCCCGCCCGAGGACCCCCACAAGTTCGCCATCGTCCACAAGGTCTTTGGTGCAAGCAATGTCAGCAAGATGCTGCAG CTGCCCGCTCCGCAGAGAGCGGACGCGGTGAGCAGCCTGGTGTACGAGGCCAACGCGCGCGTGAGGGACCCCGTCTACGGCTGCGTCGGCGCCATCTCCTACCTCCAGCAGCAGGTCTCCCAGCTCCAGATGCAGCTCGCCCTCGCGCAGACCGAGATCCTCTGCATCCAGATGCAAAGCGACGGCCATCCAACTGCTTCACCAGCGCCGGCATCGCTTCAGCGGCAACAGCAGATGGACGGCGAGGCTTACCGTAGCCTAATCACGCAGAATGGCCTGATCAACACATTGAACAGCACTGCCGCTCATCAGCAGCCGTCGTTGGGCAGCTTAGGCTCCGCGGGGAGCACCGCAATGATGCTGCAGGAGGCATGCCTCAAGAAAGAGTCCCTATGGGCATGA
- the LOC133906448 gene encoding LOB domain-containing protein 12-like isoform X1, with protein MAGSGSGGSSPCASCKLLRRRCTQECVFAPYFPPEDPHKFAIVHKVFGASNVSKMLQELPAPQRADAVSSLVYEANARVRDPVYGCVGAISYLQQQVSQLQMQLALAQTEILCIQMQSDGHPTASPAPASLQRQQQMDGEAYRSLITQNGLINTLNSTAAHQQPSLGSLGSAGSTAMMLQEACLKKESLWA; from the exons ATGGCCGGAAGCGGGAGTGGAGGGAGCTCGCCGTGCGCGTCGTGCaagctgctgcggcggcggtgcaCGCAGGAGTGCGTCTTCGCGCCCTACTTCCCGCCCGAGGACCCCCACAAGTTCGCCATCGTCCACAAGGTCTTTGGTGCAAGCAATGTCAGCAAGATGCTGCAG GAGCTGCCCGCTCCGCAGAGAGCGGACGCGGTGAGCAGCCTGGTGTACGAGGCCAACGCGCGCGTGAGGGACCCCGTCTACGGCTGCGTCGGCGCCATCTCCTACCTCCAGCAGCAGGTCTCCCAGCTCCAGATGCAGCTCGCCCTCGCGCAGACCGAGATCCTCTGCATCCAGATGCAAAGCGACGGCCATCCAACTGCTTCACCAGCGCCGGCATCGCTTCAGCGGCAACAGCAGATGGACGGCGAGGCTTACCGTAGCCTAATCACGCAGAATGGCCTGATCAACACATTGAACAGCACTGCCGCTCATCAGCAGCCGTCGTTGGGCAGCTTAGGCTCCGCGGGGAGCACCGCAATGATGCTGCAGGAGGCATGCCTCAAGAAAGAGTCCCTATGGGCATGA